The sequence below is a genomic window from Streptomyces sp. NBC_00289.
CCTGCACCCGGGCCCGGACGCGCAGGGACGCCGCGAGGAGACCGTCCAGGGCACCTACGTGCCCGCCCCCGTCCGCGACGAACAACTCGCCAAGATCACCCACTTGGTGCGCTCGCTGTCCGGGGCCCCGCGCCTGTACGGCATGTGCGCCCAGGTCGACCCGGGCGAGATAGCCCTCAGGATGATCGAGGGCATCGAGCCGGCCGAGCAGGCACCCGGTGCGGGCCGGCACCCGTGGGTGGAGAATGTCGAGGCCGCCCTCGACCTACTCGACGACCAGGAGATGCACCGCCGCACCTTGTGGCTGGCCGTGCCCCTGCAGACCGAAACAGGCGGCCTGCAGGTGTCGGCGTCGCTCGGTGCGGCGTGGGCCGAGGTCGCTCCGATGCTGGGCATGCGGCCGGCGCCGGTGGCGCGGCGCGAGGTGAGTGCGTATCGCGAGCAGGCCTCGCGGGTGGAGGCTGCGCTCGCCGGCGGCATCGCTTTCCGCCCGGCCCGCCCGGCGGAGATCGTGTGGATGATCCAGCACGCCCTGCACCGCGGCCTTGCCGAGCCGCTGCTGGCGGAGGCCGAGACCAGCGAGTTGTACGGCGGGCAGCTCCGAGACGGGGTGCTGCGCTCCCCCAGCTACGCCGACCTCGGCCAGGTGCGCCTGCAGGAAGGCGGCATCGACCTCGAACTCGACGACGTCGACGAGCTCAAGAGCGCTAGGCAGATCACACGATCCGGGCGGAAGGCCTGGTGGCGGGTGAACACCGGCTCGCCGCTGGGACGGCGCTGGCTGCAGATCGAGTCCGACTCCGGGGTGGGCTACCAGGCGCAGTTGGCGCTGGCCGAGTGCCCGCCCGCGGTCAGCCAGGATTCCGCCGACCTGTTCGCCCAACTGGAGATGCTCGACTTTCCCGTCGACTACACCGTCGACCTCACGCTCGTGCCTGCGGAGAAGGCCCGCGACCAGGTGCGGCGCAAGAAGAACGAACTCATCGACCAGGCCGACCAGTACGACGCCCGCCCGACCGGGATGCCCGCGTCCTTGACCGAGGCCGCCCGCGACCTGGGTGAGCTGGATGCCCGTCTCTCCCGCACCAGCGTGGAGGTCGAGGTGCAGTCCGTCACCGTGCTGACGGTGTGGGGGCCGACCGCCGCCGTCTGCGACGCCCGGGCCCGCGCCCTGGCCGCGCTGCTCGGTGGCGCCGACTACCGGGCCGTCCGGCCGGCCGGCCTGCAGGAGGCCCTGTTCACCCTGGGGCTGCCCGGCACGGTACGGCCGGGTGTCGTTAGGGAGTTCACCCAGCACCAGGTCTCCGAGGACTGGGCGCTTTCCGGGGCCTTCACCGCTGCCGAGGTCGGCGACCCCAACGGCATGTTCCTCGGCATCGACCTGGACTGCGGCACCACTCGCCCCGTCATGATCAACGTGGCGGATGCGCCCAAGGTCGACGCGTCCGCCTCCATGGGCATCGTCGGTGACCTCGGCGCGGGCAAGAGCGTCCTGCAGAAGCTGATCGCGGAAGCGGTGTGGGCGCGCGGCGGCTGCGCGATCTGCATCGACCGCACCCCGGTCCGCGAGTGGGCGACCTTCGCCCGCACCG
It includes:
- a CDS encoding ATP-binding protein, encoding MRVPIRHIAGHLVWSTQGSVWAIYRLHPGPDAQGRREETVQGTYVPAPVRDEQLAKITHLVRSLSGAPRLYGMCAQVDPGEIALRMIEGIEPAEQAPGAGRHPWVENVEAALDLLDDQEMHRRTLWLAVPLQTETGGLQVSASLGAAWAEVAPMLGMRPAPVARREVSAYREQASRVEAALAGGIAFRPARPAEIVWMIQHALHRGLAEPLLAEAETSELYGGQLRDGVLRSPSYADLGQVRLQEGGIDLELDDVDELKSARQITRSGRKAWWRVNTGSPLGRRWLQIESDSGVGYQAQLALAECPPAVSQDSADLFAQLEMLDFPVDYTVDLTLVPAEKARDQVRRKKNELIDQADQYDARPTGMPASLTEAARDLGELDARLSRTSVEVEVQSVTVLTVWGPTAAVCDARARALAALLGGADYRAVRPAGLQEALFTLGLPGTVRPGVVREFTQHQVSEDWALSGAFTAAEVGDPNGMFLGIDLDCGTTRPVMINVADAPKVDASASMGIVGDLGAGKSVLQKLIAEAVWARGGCAICIDRTPVREWATFARTAAKGRVQIIDAAQAEVSIDPLRMFDGPEGRHYALSYLTLQLGIGPMSTSGEVLHHAVEQAAAGPEPSMHRVLEVLEEMATREAGKRQDAAATLAGLIRVVATNSLAAMVFDPKLPPVRLDASSASDMIVITTTGLKLPPKAAFANPEILHQQPLEALIGRAVLYLIAAIARQTAFEDPERFTAVVLDELYWLTSSAEGTALVHEILHDGRKHGAGLLAGSHDAEELGPDRGLMAYRALARTADRERARRGLEFVGLDPNDGELLRLVTTGLSPVGQKGREGEFLLTCPRQNTGRIKVSIPRIERITTSITTTPGRRTSTASPTVPEPLAGEAAQTRPKETV